AGGTCGCCACCGACAGCTCCGCCAGACCCGCCGCCGAGATCACCGCCGCCAGACCCCCGGGCCGGAGCGGATCGGCCACTCCCACCCGCCACGGCCGCTGCGGCTCCGGCGCACCGAGCATCTGCACGTCCCCGCCCCCGTTGACGCTCACCCCGCGCACCCCGGCCACCCCCGCCAGCAGCCGCGCCGCCCGCTCGGCGGCCCAGCCCTTGACGATGCCGGTGGGGTCCAGCGAGCCGCGGTAGCGGGGGCTGAACCAGCCCTCGCTCACCCGCTCCGCCTCGTCGGCCAGTACCAGCACCTCGGCCACCTCGGGCGAGCAGTCCGCCACGGTCAGCTCACCGCGGACGAGCCGCGAGACCTCGCTGTCCTCGCGGTAGGTGCTGAAGACCGCGTCCGCGCGGTGCAGCCCGGCGACGGCCTCGGCCAGCGCCTGCCGCACGGCGCCGGGTTCCCCGCCGCGGACGTCGAAGGAGAAGACGGTCCCCATGACCTCCTCCGCGTGACGCACCGCGGCGGGAGCTTCGGCCGGCTCGGTCACCGTGTCAGCCACCGGCCTGGTCCAGCGCCGACTGGAGGGACTGCCGGTAGCCGGTGCTGGTGTAGGTGGCGCCGGAGACGGCGTCGATGTGCGCGGTGCCGGCCGCGACGGCCTCCTGGTTCAGCTTGGGCACGGCCATCGCGGTCTTCTGGTCGCTGAGTCCGCCCTTGGGCGCCTGGACGGCCTCCGCCTTGGTGATCTTCCCGCCGGCGACGGTGATCCGCACCTGGACCGGCCCGTACTGCGTCTGCGCCACCTTCCCGGTGACCGTACGGGCCTGCGCCGCACCGGAGGAGCCGGCGCCCGACGCACCGGAACCCGCCGGCTTCATCTTGTCCAGCGCCGACTGCAGCGACTTCTTGTAGCCGTCGCTCGTGTACGTCGCCCCCGACACCGCGTCGATCCGCGCGCTCTGCGCCGCGACGGCCTCCTGGTTCAGCTTGGGCACGGCCATCGCGGTCTTCTGGTCGCTGAGCCCGCCCTTGGGCGCCTGGACGGCCTCCGCCTTGGTGATCTTCCCGCCGGCGACGGTGATCCGCACCTGCACGGTCCCGTACTGCGTCTGCGTCGCGTCACCGGTCACCGTGCCGGAACCCGCGCCCGCCGCCTGCGACCCGCCCTGCGGGGCCTGCTGCCCCGCGACCGTCTGCTGCGGCGCGGCGCCCGCCGCCGAAGCGGCGGCCGGACCGGACGCCGGCTTCAGCGACAGCAGCAGCACGACACCGGACACCGTCGCGGCGGTGGCCAGCACGACCCGCCGAATGGGGTGGCTCTTCCTCATCTGTCCGTAGCTCCCGCTCACATCTCGAACGACTCGTGATGGATGCGGCGGGCGGGGACCCCCGCGCCGCGCAGTGCCTCGTACACCGACTGGGCGAACCCGGGCGGGCCGCACATGAAGACGTCGTGGCGGTCGATGTCCGGGATCTTCCGCTTCAGGTTCTCCGCGGAGATGTCCGGCCGCTCGCCGTCGGGGCTGTTCACCGCGTACATCAGCCGGGCGCCCCGCTCGTCGGCGATCTTCGCCAGCTCGTCCCACAGGGCCAGGTCCTGGGTGCTGTTGGCCCGGTAGAGCAGGGTGATGTCACCGGCCGCGCCGGGCAGCGTCTCGAACAGCGCCCGCATCGGGGTGATGCCGACCCCGCCCGCGACCAGCAGCACCTTGCCGCGGCTGCGGCGCTGCGCGGTGAGCGCGCCGTACGGCCCCTCCGCCCACACCCGGGTGCCGGGCGTCAGCTCGCGCAGCCGCGCGCTGTGGTCGCCGATCGCCTTCACCGTGATCCGCAGCATGTCCGGGCGGGGCGCCGCCGACAGCGAGTACGGGTGCGAGCTGAACCGCATCCCGGGCGCCAGGAACCGCCAGCGGAAGAACTGGCCCGCCTCCGCGCCCATCCGGTGCAGCCTGCGCCCGCCGATCAGCACCGACACGATGCCCGGCGTCTCCTCGATGACGGCCTCCACCCGCATCCGGTGCCGCAGGTTCAGCCGGATCGGGGTGAGGATGCGGTACCAGAGCACCAGCGCGGTGACCGCGCCGTACAGGCCGTACCAGAAGGTCTTCGCCACGGGCTCGACCGCGAAGTCGTTGCCGGTGGTGATCTGGTGCCAGAACGTCAGGAACACCGCCGCGTACGTCATCAGGTGCACGTGGTACCAGGTGTCGTACGGCATCCGGCGGCGGACCGCGCCGACGGAGGTGAGCCCGATCAGCACGAACAGGCCGGTGCCGACGGCAGCCTTGCCCAGGTCCGGCAGCTGGTTGATGGAGTCCATGGTCTGCTGGACGATGTCGCCGAGCGACTTGCCCGCCTGCCGCGCGTACCCCCACATGGTGAGGAAGACGTGCGCCACGATCAGGGAGAGGGTGTAGCGGCCGCTCATCGCGTGCCAGCGGGCCACCCGGTCCGAGCCGACCCGCCGCTCCAGCGCGGGCACGCGCGCCATCTGGAGCACGACCAGCGCCATCAGATAGCCGGCCAGCAGGCCGGTGATCCGGCCCGCGTTGAGGATCCTGCCGGTGTCGTCGGCGATGGACGGGGTGTTGTGCCACCAGAGCCACAGCACGGCCGCCGCGCCCGCCCAGACGGCGAGCAGCAGCGGTACGGCCGGGCTGCGGCGCGGGCGGATGCGGCGCATCGTCTGGCGGCGGGCGGCACGTCCGCCTGCGAGCGTGGTGGTCACGGTTCCTCCGTGGGGACTTGACCCTTGGCCCTCAGATACGTGCCGCATGCGCTCGGTGTTCAGCGTGACCGCTCACAGCCCCGCGGAGTCGAGCGCGGACTGCAGGGACTGCTTGTAGCCGGTGCTGGTGTACGTGGCGCCGGACACCATGTCGATGTCCGCGCTCTGCGCCGCCAGCGCCTCGCGCCGCAGCTGGGGCAGCGCGTAGCTGTTGATCTCCTGGTCGCGCGGGTTGTCCTGCGGGTACCGCACGGCGGTCACGTCCGTGAGCTTCCCGCCCGTGATCGTCACCCGCACCTGGACCGGGCCCCAGCGGGTCTGGACGGTGTCGCCGGTGGCGGTCCTGCTGCCCGTCGCCGACCCCGGGGAAGAGCCGCTCGATCCCCCCGACGAGCCGCTCGACGGGGCCGAACTGCCCGACACCGTGGGGGACTTGGTGTCGGCCGTGGCGAGCGTGGGGCCCGTGTGCGGCTTCAGCGACAGCAGCAGCACCATCCCGGTGACCGTGGCGGCGCCGGCCAGCACGATGCGGCGCAGGGGGCGGTTCCTCTTCAGGGCATGCACGTGTTCTGCCTCACAGCTTCGCTGGTTGTCACAGTTCGAACGACTCGTGGTGGATACGGCGGTCCGGGACCCCGGCGGCCCGCAGCGCCTCGTACACCTCGCGGGCGAAGCCGTGCGGCCCGCAGATGTAGACGTCGTGGCCGGCGATGCCGGGGAAGGCCGCGCGCAGCGACTCCGCCGTGATGCGGGGCCGCTCGCCCCGGGGACCGTTCAGCGCGTACAGCACCTGGGCGCCGCGCCGGCGGGCGATCGCCTCCAGTTCCCCGCCGAGCGCCAGGTCCTCGACGCCGCGCGCCCGGTACAGCAGGGTGACCTCGCCGGGCAGCGTCTCGAAGAGCGCCCGCAGCGGGGTGATGCCGACGCCGGCCGCGATGAGCAGACAGTGGTGGCTGGTGGCCCGGTCGGCGGTCAGGGAGCCGTAGGGGCCCTCCGCCCACACCCGGGTGCCGGGCCGCAGCAGGGCGACGGCCGCGCTGTGGTCGCCGAGCGCCTTGACCGTGATGCGCATCATGTCCGGGCGCGGCGGCGCGGACAGGGAGTACGGCGTCGACGTCCAGCCCAGCCCCTGGCCGAGGAACCGCCAGCGGAAGAACTGCCCCGGCCGCGCCGCCAGCTCGTCCAGGCGCCGCCCGCGCACGACGACCGAGTACACACCGGGCGCCTCCTGGTGGACGGAGTCCACCCGCAGCTGGTGGCGCCGGTTGAGGCGGACCGGGGTGAGGATCCGGTACCAGAGCACCAGGGCCGCGACGCCCAGGTACAGCGCGTACCAGACGGCGGTCGCGACGGGCTTGCCGTTGAACTCGTTCCCGAGCGTCAGCTGGTGGAAGAAGGCCAGGAACACGGCCGCGTACGTCAGCAGGTGGACGTAGTACCAGAACTCGTGGCTGGTGCGGCGGCGCACCGCCCGCGCCGAGGTGACGCCGACCGCGAGGAGGATCACCGTGCCGGCGGTGGCCTTGAGCATGTCCGGATAGTCCAGGACGACCGTCACCGCCTCGTGCCACAGCGAGGCCCGGTCCTGGGCGGCGTACCCGGCGAGGATCAGCGCGATGTGCGCGAGCAGCAGGCAGACCGTGTACCGGCCGGCCATCGCGTGCCAGCGCGCCACCCGGTCCGAGCCTGTCCGCCGCTCCAGCAGCGGCACCCGCGCCATCAGGCCGACCAGCACCGCGCAGGCGTACCCGCACAGCAGCCCGGCGATCCGCCCGGCGCCGGTCAGCCAGCCGGCCGTGCCGACCACGGAGGCGGTGTCCGCCCACCACAGCGCGACCACGGCCGCCGCCCCGGCCCACAGCACGGCCAGCACGGGCCCCGCGGGGGAGCGCCGTGCGGTCACGGGCGCCGGCGGGGCCGCCCGCCCCGCATCCACGGTGGTCATCGATCGCCGTCCCTTCGTCGTCGTACCGGGCCACTGTGCGCGGCGAAGCTCTGAGCCACCTCTGAACGACCCCCTGACCAGGTGCTGTGAGAGCAGACTCAGAGGTGGTTCTCAGCCGGTCTTCAGCGGACCGGGGACCGGCTCAGAGAAAACTCAGAGGGCGGGCGGTACGCCGCACCCCGCCATCTGGGTGATGCTGGTAGGCGCGATGAACACGACCCGTTCCGGCCGCCCGGCCCTCACCCGACCCGACGGCACCCCCGTGCGCGTCCTCGTCGTCGACGACGACCCCGACCTCGCCGAGGTGCTCACCGGCGCCCTGCGCTACGAGGGCTGGCAGGTGCGCGCGGCCGGCGACGGCGCCGCGGCCCTCGACGGCGCGCGCGAGCTGCTGCCCGACGCCGTGGTCCTGGACGTGATGCTCCCGGACACCGACGGCTTCGCCGTGCTGCGCCGGCTGCGCGAGGTGAAGCCGGACGTCTGCGTGCTCTTCCTCACGGCCCGGGACGCGGTGGAGGACCGGATCGCGGGCATCACGGCCGGCGGCGACGACTACGTCACCAAGCCGTTCAGCCTGGAGGAGGTCGTCGCCCGGCTGCGCGGCCTGCTGCGCAGGGCCGGCATGGCCCGCCAGCAGGAGGAGGGCCCGCGGCTGACGGTCGGCGACCTGGTCATGGACGAGGAGGCCCGCGAGGTCAGCCGGGCCGGCGAGCTGATCGAACTCTCGCCCACCGAGTTCGAACTGCTCCGCTTCCTCATGCGCAACCCGCGCCGGGTGCTCAGCAAGGCGCAGATCCTCGACCGGGTGTGGTCCTACGACTTCGGCGGCCGGGCCCATGTCGTGGAGCTGTACATCTCCTACCTGCGCAAGAAGGTCGACGCGGGCCGCGCACCCATGATCCACACCGTGCGCGGGGCGGGATACGTCCTGAAACCGGTGACCACGTGAGCCGTCCGCATGTCCGCGCCCGCCTCGCCCGGCTGCCCCGGCCCCGCACCCTGCGCGCCCGCCTCACCTTCGGCCTCGTGGTGCTGCTGGCGGTGAGCTGCGCCGCCGTGGGCCTCGCGGCCGTCGTCGAGCTGGACGGCTTCCTCACCCAGCGCTTGGACGAGCAGCTCGCCCAGGTCGGCACCCGCTTCCCGGAGAGCCTGGAACACAACGGGAGGGTCCCCGACGACCACGACGGGGACGAGAAGGGCGACACCCGCCGCATGGCCACCGGCACCTTCGGCGCCCGCCTGCTCGACGGCACGGTCACCAACAAGGGCCTCATCCGCTCCGGGGACCTGGGCGCGGACCTGAACGTCGACCTGACCGCGCAGGATGCGGCCCGGCTGGCCCGCGTCCCGGTCGACGGCCGGCCGCACACCGTCGAGCTGTCCTCCCTGCACCACTACCGCGTCGTCGCCTCCGCCGGCCGGGACGGGGACGTGCTGCTGGTGGGACTGCCGCTGGAGCCGGTCGAGAGCGCGGTCCACCGGCTGGAGGCGGTCGCCGCGATCGTCTTCGGCGCGGCCCTGGTGGTGACGGGGGTGGCCGGCGCGCTCTGGGTCCGCTGGTCGCTGCGTCCCCTGAGCCGGGTCGCCGCCACCGCCACCCGGGTCAGCGAACTGCCGCTGGCCAGCGGGGAGGTGGCGCTGCCACCGCGCGCTCCGGACGCCGACCCGGGCACCGAGGTCGGCCGGGTGGCGGCCGCCTTCAACCGCATGCTGGGCCATGTCGAGGACGCCCTGACCAAGCGTCACGCGAGCGAGGAGCGGCTGCGCCGGTTCGCCGCCGACGCCAGCCACGAGCTGCGCACCCCGGTCGCCTCGGTCCGCGGCCACGCCGAACTGGCCCTCCTCCACCCGGGCCCGGTGCCGCCGGAGGTGACCCGGGCGTTGCAGCGCATCACCGCCGAGTCCGCCCGCATGGGGGAGATGGTCGACGACCTGCTCCTGCTCGCCCGCCTCGACGCCGGCCGCCCGCTGGAACGCGAGCCGGTCGACCTGACCCGCCTGGTCCTGGACGCGGTCACCGACGCCCGCGCCGCGGGCCCCGGCCACCGCTGGAGCCTGGACCTGCCCGAGGACCCGGTGACGGTCCCCGGCGACGCCCACCGCCTCCACCAGGTGGTGGCCAACCTGCTGGCCAACGCGCGTACGCATACCCCCGCGGGCACGAAGGTGACGGTCACCCTGGAGGCAGACGCCGGTTCGGCCGTCCTCCGCGTCCACGACGACGGCCCCGGCGTCCCGGAAGAGGTCCGGCCCGGCGTCTTCGAACGCTTCACCCGGGCGGAACACCGCCGCCACCCGAACGCCTCCGGCGCGGGCGCGGGCCTGGGGCTGTCGATCGTGGCGGCGGTGGCGGAGGCGCACGGCGGGACGGTGGGGCTGGAGAGCCGGCCGGGCTCCACGGCGTTCCGGGTACGCCTGCCCCGCTGAGCCGGCCCGGATCCGCCCCCGGGGCACCGGCTCTCAGTACCGGGTGACGGCCGTGACCCCGTCCTCGGTCCCGATGGCGACATGCGGCCGCTTGGCCGGATCCGCCCACTGCAGGATCCGCCGCATCGCGTCCTCGGGCACCGACACGCAGCCTGCCGTGGCCGCCTTGCCGTTCACATGGAGGAAGATCCCGGCGCCGCGCCCGCGCACCGGCCGGTCGTAGTTGAAGCCGATCACGAGCGCGTACGCGTACTGCGTCGCATAGGAGACGAGGTGCTCGGACTCGGACGCACGACAGTCCTGCGGCAACGGCTCGACCCACCGGTTGTACGAAGCCGAGTCATTGTCCTGGCACCACCACGAACTGTCCTTCACCGCGCGATAGGCGACCCTCGTCCCGCTCGGCGCCGCCTTGGTCCCGAAGGCGAACGGAAGGTCGTACAGACCGGTCGGCGTGGTGTTCGTGCCCTGGGTCCGTGAGCCGCCCTCGGCCAGTCCGTTCGCTCCGAACCGCGCCGGAGCCGTCCCGGCCGCCACCCACCGACCGTCCCGGAGGTCCCACCACGTCAGCGTCCCGGACGTCGCGTCGGTGCCCGCCGCCTGCGCGGTGATCAGCTGGCTGCCGCCGCCGGTGTCGGCCATCCGCGCGGGCAGCGGGGTGGACCCGGGACCCGGAGTGAGGCCGAGCAGGGCGAGCGAGGAGACGGACACGAGGGTCAGCACGACACCGGGGCGCATGGCTCAGACGGTAGACGGAGGCAGGGGGAGCGGCAGCCCGGGCAGTCCGTCCAGGCTCGTCGCCACGTGCTCCTTCTTCTCGAAGTACGCGCTCAGGGAGACGTCGTCCTCCCGCGCGAAACGCTTTCCGTGCAGGTCGCGGTCCGCCTCGTACGCCATGTAGGGGACGGCGTACCCGCAGGTGTCGCGGATCAGCTCCGCGTGGACGACGATGATCGCGCGCAGCCCGTGCGTGCTCGGGTCGATGCCGGGGAAACGGCTGAGCAGGTCCTTGAAGCGCGGGTCGTCCCGGAAGACGGGCTCGCCCCTGCCGTGCACGCGCACGATGTTCGGCGGGCCCTGGAAGGCGCACCACATCAGGGTGATCCGCCCGTTCTCCCGGAGGTGCGCGATGGTCTCGGCGTTGGACCCGGCGAAGTCCAGGTAGGCCACGGTACGTTCGTCGAGCACGGCGAAGGATCCCTTGAGGCCCTTGGGGGAGAGGTTGACCGTGCCGTCGCCGGACAGCGGGGCGGTCGCGGTGAAGAAGAGGGGCTGCTCCTCGATGAACGTCCGGAGCCTGCCGTCGATGCGCTCATAGGTCTTTCCCATGTCCAGGATTATCCGCGCAACTCTTTCGAGTGTCTAAGTATTTGCCCCGCTCTTTCGTGCCCGGCGCCGCTGATTGACGAATCATGCAGAGCTCTGCATACTCATGCACAAGGCAGGCGCAGTGTGAGAACCCACTTTCCTAGGAGCAGCCCAAGTGAGCAGCAACAGCGGTGACGTACGGCTCTGGGGCGGCCGTTTCGCCGACGGTCCCGCCGAGGCCCTGGCGAAGCTGTCCGCGTCCGTCCACTTCGACTGGCGGCTCGCACCGTACGACATCGCCGGTTCGCGCGCCCACGCGCGCGTGCTGCACAAGGCCGGCCTCCTCACCGAGGACGAGCTGCAGCGCATGATCGCCGGGCTGGACCAGCTGGAGGCCGACGTGGCGTCCGGCGCCTTCGTCGGCACCATCGCCGACGAGGACGTGCACACCGCCCTGGAGCGCGGCCTGCTGGAGCGCCTCGGCCCCGACCTCGGCGGCAAGCTGCGGGCCGGCCGGTCGAGGAACGACCAGGTGGCGACCCTGTTCCGGATGTACCTGCGCGACCACGCCCGCATCATCGGCGGGCTGATCGCCGACCTCCAGGACGCCCTGATCGGCCTCGCCGAGGCCCACCCGGACGTGGCGATGCCGGGCCGCACCCACCTCCAGCACGCCCAGCCGGTCCTGTTCGCCCACCACGTCCTCGCCCACGTGCAGTCCCTGTCCCGGGACGCCGAGCGCCTGCGCCAGTGGGACGAGCGCACCGCCGTGTCCCCGTACGGCTCCGGCGCGCTGGCCGGCTCCTCCCTCGGCCTGGACCCGGAGGCGGTCGCGCGGGACCTCGGCTTCGAGCACGGCAGCGTCGGCAACTCCATCGACGGCACGGCCTCCCGGGACTTCGTCGCCGAGTTC
This genomic interval from Streptomyces sp. NBC_00557 contains the following:
- a CDS encoding FMN-binding protein; this translates as MHALKRNRPLRRIVLAGAATVTGMVLLLSLKPHTGPTLATADTKSPTVSGSSAPSSGSSGGSSGSSPGSATGSRTATGDTVQTRWGPVQVRVTITGGKLTDVTAVRYPQDNPRDQEINSYALPQLRREALAAQSADIDMVSGATYTSTGYKQSLQSALDSAGL
- a CDS encoding response regulator transcription factor yields the protein MNTTRSGRPALTRPDGTPVRVLVVDDDPDLAEVLTGALRYEGWQVRAAGDGAAALDGARELLPDAVVLDVMLPDTDGFAVLRRLREVKPDVCVLFLTARDAVEDRIAGITAGGDDYVTKPFSLEEVVARLRGLLRRAGMARQQEEGPRLTVGDLVMDEEAREVSRAGELIELSPTEFELLRFLMRNPRRVLSKAQILDRVWSYDFGGRAHVVELYISYLRKKVDAGRAPMIHTVRGAGYVLKPVTT
- a CDS encoding FMN-binding protein, with protein sequence MRKSHPIRRVVLATAATVSGVVLLLSLKPASGPAAASAAGAAPQQTVAGQQAPQGGSQAAGAGSGTVTGDATQTQYGTVQVRITVAGGKITKAEAVQAPKGGLSDQKTAMAVPKLNQEAVAAQSARIDAVSGATYTSDGYKKSLQSALDKMKPAGSGASGAGSSGAAQARTVTGKVAQTQYGPVQVRITVAGGKITKAEAVQAPKGGLSDQKTAMAVPKLNQEAVAAGTAHIDAVSGATYTSTGYRQSLQSALDQAGG
- a CDS encoding ferredoxin reductase family protein: MTTVDAGRAAPPAPVTARRSPAGPVLAVLWAGAAAVVALWWADTASVVGTAGWLTGAGRIAGLLCGYACAVLVGLMARVPLLERRTGSDRVARWHAMAGRYTVCLLLAHIALILAGYAAQDRASLWHEAVTVVLDYPDMLKATAGTVILLAVGVTSARAVRRRTSHEFWYYVHLLTYAAVFLAFFHQLTLGNEFNGKPVATAVWYALYLGVAALVLWYRILTPVRLNRRHQLRVDSVHQEAPGVYSVVVRGRRLDELAARPGQFFRWRFLGQGLGWTSTPYSLSAPPRPDMMRITVKALGDHSAAVALLRPGTRVWAEGPYGSLTADRATSHHCLLIAAGVGITPLRALFETLPGEVTLLYRARGVEDLALGGELEAIARRRGAQVLYALNGPRGERPRITAESLRAAFPGIAGHDVYICGPHGFAREVYEALRAAGVPDRRIHHESFEL
- a CDS encoding pyridoxamine 5'-phosphate oxidase family protein, whose product is MGKTYERIDGRLRTFIEEQPLFFTATAPLSGDGTVNLSPKGLKGSFAVLDERTVAYLDFAGSNAETIAHLRENGRITLMWCAFQGPPNIVRVHGRGEPVFRDDPRFKDLLSRFPGIDPSTHGLRAIIVVHAELIRDTCGYAVPYMAYEADRDLHGKRFAREDDVSLSAYFEKKEHVATSLDGLPGLPLPLPPSTV
- a CDS encoding sensor histidine kinase; this encodes MSRPHVRARLARLPRPRTLRARLTFGLVVLLAVSCAAVGLAAVVELDGFLTQRLDEQLAQVGTRFPESLEHNGRVPDDHDGDEKGDTRRMATGTFGARLLDGTVTNKGLIRSGDLGADLNVDLTAQDAARLARVPVDGRPHTVELSSLHHYRVVASAGRDGDVLLVGLPLEPVESAVHRLEAVAAIVFGAALVVTGVAGALWVRWSLRPLSRVAATATRVSELPLASGEVALPPRAPDADPGTEVGRVAAAFNRMLGHVEDALTKRHASEERLRRFAADASHELRTPVASVRGHAELALLHPGPVPPEVTRALQRITAESARMGEMVDDLLLLARLDAGRPLEREPVDLTRLVLDAVTDARAAGPGHRWSLDLPEDPVTVPGDAHRLHQVVANLLANARTHTPAGTKVTVTLEADAGSAVLRVHDDGPGVPEEVRPGVFERFTRAEHRRHPNASGAGAGLGLSIVAAVAEAHGGTVGLESRPGSTAFRVRLPR
- a CDS encoding L,D-transpeptidase family protein, with product MRPGVVLTLVSVSSLALLGLTPGPGSTPLPARMADTGGGSQLITAQAAGTDATSGTLTWWDLRDGRWVAAGTAPARFGANGLAEGGSRTQGTNTTPTGLYDLPFAFGTKAAPSGTRVAYRAVKDSSWWCQDNDSASYNRWVEPLPQDCRASESEHLVSYATQYAYALVIGFNYDRPVRGRGAGIFLHVNGKAATAGCVSVPEDAMRRILQWADPAKRPHVAIGTEDGVTAVTRY
- a CDS encoding ferredoxin reductase family protein, with the translated sequence MTTTLAGGRAARRQTMRRIRPRRSPAVPLLLAVWAGAAAVLWLWWHNTPSIADDTGRILNAGRITGLLAGYLMALVVLQMARVPALERRVGSDRVARWHAMSGRYTLSLIVAHVFLTMWGYARQAGKSLGDIVQQTMDSINQLPDLGKAAVGTGLFVLIGLTSVGAVRRRMPYDTWYHVHLMTYAAVFLTFWHQITTGNDFAVEPVAKTFWYGLYGAVTALVLWYRILTPIRLNLRHRMRVEAVIEETPGIVSVLIGGRRLHRMGAEAGQFFRWRFLAPGMRFSSHPYSLSAAPRPDMLRITVKAIGDHSARLRELTPGTRVWAEGPYGALTAQRRSRGKVLLVAGGVGITPMRALFETLPGAAGDITLLYRANSTQDLALWDELAKIADERGARLMYAVNSPDGERPDISAENLKRKIPDIDRHDVFMCGPPGFAQSVYEALRGAGVPARRIHHESFEM
- a CDS encoding FAD:protein FMN transferase, whose product is MADTVTEPAEAPAAVRHAEEVMGTVFSFDVRGGEPGAVRQALAEAVAGLHRADAVFSTYREDSEVSRLVRGELTVADCSPEVAEVLVLADEAERVSEGWFSPRYRGSLDPTGIVKGWAAERAARLLAGVAGVRGVSVNGGGDVQMLGAPEPQRPWRVGVADPLRPGGLAAVISAAGLAELSVATSGTAERGAHIVDPRTGRSAVSDLVAVTVVGPRLTWADCWATAAFAMGSRAGLAWLESLPGVEALLITAGDEVRCTGGLAARLG
- the argH gene encoding argininosuccinate lyase, whose amino-acid sequence is MSSNSGDVRLWGGRFADGPAEALAKLSASVHFDWRLAPYDIAGSRAHARVLHKAGLLTEDELQRMIAGLDQLEADVASGAFVGTIADEDVHTALERGLLERLGPDLGGKLRAGRSRNDQVATLFRMYLRDHARIIGGLIADLQDALIGLAEAHPDVAMPGRTHLQHAQPVLFAHHVLAHVQSLSRDAERLRQWDERTAVSPYGSGALAGSSLGLDPEAVARDLGFEHGSVGNSIDGTASRDFVAEFAFITAMIGVNVSRIAEEIIIWNTKEFSFVTLHDAFSTGSSIMPQKKNPDIAELARGKSGRLIGNLTGLMATLKALPLAYNRDLQEDKEPVFDSCDQLEVLLPAFTGMIATLTVNRERMEELAPAGFSLATDIAEWLVKQGVPFRVAHEVAGECVKVAEAEGKELDDLTDEQFAKISAHLTPDVRSVLNVPGALASRDGRGGTAPSAVAVQLAEVKADVAAQHAWADAKKNG